The following coding sequences are from one Mycosarcoma maydis chromosome 23, whole genome shotgun sequence window:
- a CDS encoding uncharacterized protein (alternatively spliced) codes for MSTQESAAKRTKVDGQAVLLITLTPCQNTLSRTAARSMPTKRLPSTFSASCLASPLRVSLARAMRPRSRAARSSST; via the exons ATGAGCACGCAAGAATCTGCAGCCAAGCGAACCAAGGTCGATGGTCAAG CTGTTTTGTTGATTACCTTGACACCATGCCAGAACACATTATCACGCACAGCGGCACGTTCCATGCCGACGAAGCGCTTGCCGTCAACCTTCTCCGCAAGCTGCCTCGCTTCGCCTCTGCGCGTCTCACTCGCACGCGCGATGCGGCCACGATCGAGAGcggctcgatcgtcgtcgacgtag
- a CDS encoding uncharacterized protein (related to Gamm1 protein / Ni-binding urease accessory protein (UreG)), which translates to MSTQESAAKRTKVDGQEHIITHSGTFHADEALAVNLLRKLPRFASARLTRTRDAATIESGSIVVDVGATYDAANHRYDHHQRGFEEVFDADHSTKLSSAGLVWKHFGQEIIATHLQLDAAAQKEVVDLLWLKLYDDFVEAIDGIDNGISQYPSDLKPKYKSRTDLSARVGYLNPSWNDKSDNAELDARFEKASAMAGNEFFERLDYTFNAWLPARQVVVDALNKRSHPQLLVFDQYASWKDHLFELEKNLNIAPTERPIYVVYPDESGKWRVQAVPVSAESFVSRKALPEPWRGIRDQQLSELTGIPGCIFVHQSGFIGGNATQEGALRMAKDALAHTGVAFIHSAPVGGETDGHSHSHSHNHDHGHTHDIMDHPGKFNDRELPNYENRNWDERAFTVGIGGPVGSGKTALLLSLCRKLRDRYNLAVVTNDIFTREDQEFLRKHSALSPESKIRAIETGGCPHAAIREDISANLEALEQLQAEFETQLLFVESGGDNLAAAYSVELADFHVYVIDVAGGDKVPRKGGPSITQSDVLVINKIDLAEQVGADLAVMKRDADRVRDGGPTAFTSVKLDQGVDAVVDLILSARRIAGADKAGKPVTAQQ; encoded by the exons ATGAGCACGCAAGAATCTGCAGCCAAGCGAACCAAGGTCGATGGTCAAG AACACATTATCACGCACAGCGGCACGTTCCATGCCGACGAAGCGCTTGCCGTCAACCTTCTCCGCAAGCTGCCTCGCTTCGCCTCTGCGCGTCTCACTCGCACGCGCGATGCGGCCACGATCGAGAGcggctcgatcgtcgtcgacgtagGTGCCACCTATGACGCTGCCAACCACCGCTACGATCACCATCAACGTGGATTCGAAGAGGTGTTCGATGCCGATCACTCGACCAAGCTCTCGTCTGCCGGTCTCGTGTGGAAGCACTTTGGTCAAGAGATCATTGCTACCCACCTAcaactcgatgctgcagctcaaAAGGAGGTGGTCGACTTGCTCTGGCTGAAGCTGTACGATGATTTTGTCGAGGCAATTGACGGTATCGACAATGGCATTTCGCAGTACCCTTCGGACTTGAAGCCAAAATACAAGAGCAGGACGGACCTGAGCGCTCGGGTAGGATATCTGAACCCGAGCTGGAACGACAAGTCGGACAACGCCGAACTCGACGCTCGATTCGAAAAGGCTAGCGCCATGGCTGGCAACGAGTTcttcgagcgtctcgactATACTTTTAACGCGTGGCTGCCCGCACGacaggtggtggtggatgcgctcaacaAGCGAAGCCACCCGCAGCTACTGGTGTTTGACCAGTATGCCAGTTGGAAAGATCACCTGtttgagctcgagaagaacCTCAACATTGCGCCCACGGAACGCCCCATCTACGTTGTCTATCCGGATGAGAGTGGCAAGTGGCGGGTACAAGCGGTGCCGGTCTCGGCGGAATCGTTCGTCTCGCGCAAGGCTCTGCCCGAACCGTGGAGAGGAATTCGCGATCAGcagctgagcgagctgacCGGGATCCCCGGATGCATCTTTGTACACCAGTCCGGATTCATCGGTGGTAACGCGACGCAGGAGGGTGCGTTGCGAATGGCCAAGGACGCATTGGCGCATACCGGCGTTGCGTTTATTCACAGTGCTCCTGTGGGTGGTGAAACGGACGGtcacagccacagccacagtCACAACCACGATCACGGACACACGCACGACATTATGGACCATCCGGGAAAATTCAACGATCGTGAACTGCCCAATTACGAGAACCGCAACTGGGACGAGCGAGCGTTTACGGTGGGTATTGGTGGACCGGTTGGATCTGGCAAGACGGCGCTGCTACTTTCGCTGTGTCGCAAGCTTCGTGATCGATACAACCTGGCAGTTGTGACCAACGATATCTTTACGCGCGAAGACCAGGAGTTTCTGCGCAAGCACTCGGCGCTCTCGCCTGAATCCAAGATCCGAGCGATCGAGACCGGAGGTTGCCCGCACGCTGCGATCCGCGAAGACATTTCTGCGAACCTGGAAgcgcttgagcagctgcaggctGAATTCGAGACGCAACTGCTGTTCGTCGAATCCGGCGGTGACAATCTAGCTGCGGCGTATTCGGTTGAACTTGCCGACTTTCACGTGTACGTGATTGATGTGGCTGGAGGAGACAAGGTTCCGCGCAAGGGCGGTCCGAGTATCACGCAGAGCGACGTGCTTGTgatcaacaagatcgaTCTGGCCGAACAGGTGGGTGCCGATCTCGCTGTCATGAAGCGCGATGCCGATAGGGTCCGCGATGGCGGCCCTACGGCGTTTACTAGTGTCAAGCTGGACCAGGGCGTCGATGCGGTGGTCGACCTGATCTTGAGTGCAAGGCGCATTGCCGGTGCTGACAAGGCTGGTAAGCCTGTCACTGCACAGCAATGA